One stretch of Tenacibaculum sp. MAR_2010_89 DNA includes these proteins:
- a CDS encoding iron ABC transporter permease, translating into MKIRFQNIKRDTNKWSILLLTIVLFVAIPIGTIFFNLFYGPGDTWNHLVVTLLPNYIGNSLVLIIGTSILTLVFGISSAWIVSRYEIPLKKQLEWLLILPLAIPSYITAYAYAGIFDYGGVIDKLLPVKFDIMNQFGLIFVLSASLYPYVYVASRAFFINQSNNIIEASKILGGSERRTFFKLILPLARPAFVGGLILVLMEVLNDYGAAKYYGVNTFTTGIFRAWFSLEEPETAIYLSAILVAIIFILIVIEKRQRKRIGYFNSSKNHQNLKKHPINKRIKTLFFTIVLIPVLCGFIFPVSQLIYWAILTYKEVFTTDFLHVAFQSFTLSLVSAFFAIIFALALIFMAKWNKLSIINAITRIGTLGYAIPGAVIAVGVLIPTLSLDKWLITFFKNSFDLKIGFIINGTIIALVYAYVVRYIAVAYNPIEATSLKMGKSISEVSKMLGKSNLGTFFKIELPLLKPAILSGFILVFVDVMKELPLTLILKPYQINTLAVKAYEYASDELVAEASLPSLFIVLTGVLPIIFLNRLISKAK; encoded by the coding sequence GTGAAAATTAGATTTCAAAACATAAAGAGAGATACAAATAAATGGTCAATATTATTATTGACCATTGTTTTGTTTGTAGCAATTCCCATTGGTACAATCTTTTTTAATTTATTTTATGGGCCAGGTGATACTTGGAATCATTTAGTAGTAACTCTTTTACCAAATTATATTGGTAATTCTTTAGTTCTTATTATTGGTACCAGTATTTTAACCTTAGTATTTGGGATATCATCAGCTTGGATAGTTTCTAGATATGAAATACCATTAAAAAAACAGCTAGAGTGGTTGTTAATTTTACCTTTAGCTATACCTTCATATATAACAGCATATGCATATGCTGGGATTTTTGATTATGGAGGTGTTATTGATAAGTTATTACCAGTGAAGTTTGATATAATGAATCAATTTGGACTAATATTTGTTTTAAGCGCATCATTATATCCTTATGTTTATGTAGCATCAAGAGCATTCTTTATAAACCAATCAAACAATATAATTGAAGCCTCTAAAATTTTAGGAGGTAGTGAAAGAAGAACATTCTTTAAACTTATTTTACCATTAGCTCGTCCAGCATTTGTAGGCGGATTAATTTTAGTACTAATGGAAGTGTTAAATGATTATGGTGCGGCTAAATATTATGGAGTAAACACATTTACAACAGGGATTTTTCGAGCTTGGTTTTCTTTAGAAGAGCCAGAAACGGCTATTTATTTGTCTGCTATTTTAGTTGCTATTATATTTATTTTAATTGTTATAGAAAAAAGACAACGTAAACGAATAGGGTACTTTAATTCTTCTAAGAATCATCAAAATTTAAAAAAGCATCCTATTAATAAACGAATTAAAACATTGTTTTTTACAATTGTATTAATTCCAGTTTTATGTGGTTTTATTTTTCCTGTTTCACAATTAATTTACTGGGCTATTTTAACATATAAAGAAGTATTTACAACCGATTTTTTGCATGTAGCCTTTCAAAGTTTTACTCTTTCTTTAGTGTCAGCTTTTTTTGCAATTATTTTTGCTTTAGCTTTAATTTTTATGGCTAAATGGAATAAGTTATCTATAATTAACGCTATAACTAGAATAGGAACACTTGGTTATGCAATACCAGGAGCTGTAATTGCTGTAGGCGTTTTAATTCCTACTTTGTCATTAGATAAATGGTTAATTACTTTTTTTAAAAATAGTTTTGATTTAAAAATAGGATTCATAATAAATGGAACAATTATAGCATTAGTATATGCATATGTGGTAAGGTATATTGCCGTAGCATATAACCCAATTGAGGCAACCTCATTAAAAATGGGTAAATCTATATCTGAAGTTTCAAAAATGTTAGGAAAAAGTAATTTAGGGACTTTTTTTAAAATTGAATTACCTTTATTGAAACCAGCCATTTTAAGTGGATTTATCTTAGTTTTTGTTGATGTAATGAAAGAATTACCCTTAACCTTAATACTAAAGCCTTATCAAATTAATACACTAGCCGTAAAAGCATATGAATATGCAAGTGATGAGTTAGTAGCCGAAGCTTCATTACCTTCATTATTTATAGTATTAACAGGTGTATTACCAATTATATTTTTAAACAGACTAATATCTAAAGCAAAATAA
- a CDS encoding ABC transporter ATP-binding protein encodes MNTKILEINKLSKSFNNGKVIALNNITYSLEKGKIVSIVGESGSGKTTLIRLISGLEVLNNGEIKLNQKVVSSKSIFIEPEKRNVGMVFQDYALFPHLTVFQNVVYGISKKSDKKERVSEVLSLVGLEGMNTRYPHELSGGQQQRVALARALAPKPELLILDEPFSNLDVVLRNQLRKDLHQILKKTNCTAIFVTHDIKDAIAISDEIIVLQKGVVLEQGKTKKVFKESTNEYVRLLLDSI; translated from the coding sequence ATGAATACTAAAATTTTAGAAATAAATAAATTAAGTAAATCATTTAACAATGGTAAAGTTATAGCTTTAAATAACATTACATACTCTTTAGAAAAAGGAAAGATAGTATCTATAGTAGGAGAGAGTGGAAGTGGAAAAACAACATTAATACGATTAATATCGGGACTTGAAGTTTTAAATAACGGAGAGATAAAGCTAAATCAAAAAGTAGTTTCATCTAAATCAATATTTATTGAACCTGAAAAACGTAATGTAGGAATGGTATTTCAAGATTATGCTCTTTTTCCTCATTTAACAGTTTTTCAAAATGTTGTGTATGGAATATCAAAGAAATCAGATAAAAAAGAAAGAGTTTCTGAAGTTTTATCGTTGGTAGGCCTAGAAGGTATGAATACTAGGTACCCTCATGAACTTTCAGGAGGGCAGCAACAGAGAGTTGCTTTAGCAAGAGCATTAGCACCGAAACCAGAATTGTTAATTTTAGACGAACCTTTTAGTAATTTAGATGTAGTATTAAGAAATCAATTAAGAAAAGATTTACATCAAATATTAAAAAAGACGAATTGTACAGCAATCTTTGTAACTCATGATATAAAAGATGCAATAGCTATTTCTGATGAAATTATTGTATTACAAAAAGGAGTAGTGTTAGAACAAGGAAAAACAAAAAAAGTATTCAAAGAGTCAACAAATGAATATGTAAGGTTACTACTAGATTCAATATAA
- a CDS encoding imelysin family protein, with product MKKAILLLAIISFFYVSCSNDNTVTPDYKHEIVTSVTDQIILPNLNTILEKSIALKNSVEQFSKDQTTNNLLDVRSKLTNITEFYAKMYVFNIGQAKSNFMNRKINFWPVYNISIEKNISEGTFTKSSILNLGSAAKNLPGLNYLVFKKQNTTDLLKEYNANINRVRYLKLITNEFHNNIIQVSSIWSSTGNNYAESFKSNNEKGLLSSFNLLYNGMYNVIDNCKVTKVGKPGGLEKSSHTNPEIVENFYTGNSLNLIYNNITSVEEILFSDKITSVSTYIKSITKNDDLNNQIKNKIKTIKETIKSIKKPLKEAVNTDKTNIKKLHVSLKELLVLFHTDVRSILSIIITGTDNDGD from the coding sequence ATGAAAAAAGCAATTTTATTACTTGCAATTATATCATTTTTTTATGTATCGTGCTCAAATGACAACACAGTAACACCTGATTATAAACATGAAATTGTTACTTCAGTCACTGATCAAATTATTTTACCTAATTTAAATACAATACTTGAAAAATCTATAGCTTTAAAAAATTCTGTAGAGCAATTCTCAAAAGATCAAACTACAAATAACTTATTAGATGTTAGAAGTAAACTAACAAATATTACTGAGTTTTATGCTAAAATGTATGTTTTTAACATTGGACAAGCAAAAAGTAATTTTATGAATCGTAAAATTAATTTTTGGCCTGTTTATAATATTTCAATCGAAAAGAATATTAGTGAAGGTACTTTTACAAAGTCTTCTATTTTAAATTTAGGAAGCGCTGCTAAAAACTTACCTGGTTTAAATTATTTAGTATTTAAAAAACAGAATACTACTGATTTATTAAAGGAATATAACGCAAACATAAATAGAGTTAGATATTTAAAACTCATTACAAATGAGTTTCATAACAATATAATACAAGTATCTTCTATTTGGTCTTCTACTGGGAATAATTATGCTGAAAGCTTTAAAAGTAATAATGAAAAAGGATTATTAAGCTCTTTTAATTTACTATATAATGGTATGTACAATGTTATAGATAACTGTAAAGTTACTAAAGTTGGTAAACCTGGTGGGCTTGAAAAATCTTCACATACAAACCCTGAGATAGTAGAAAACTTTTACACTGGAAATTCTTTAAATTTAATATACAACAATATAACTTCAGTAGAAGAAATACTATTTTCTGATAAAATAACTTCAGTGTCTACTTATATTAAATCGATTACAAAAAATGATGATTTAAACAATCAAATTAAAAATAAAATTAAGACTATAAAAGAAACTATAAAATCAATAAAAAAACCATTAAAAGAAGCTGTAAATACAGATAAAACTAATATTAAAAAGCTTCACGTTAGTTTGAAAGAATTACTTGTACTATTTCACACTGATGTGCGTAGTATACTATCTATTATTATTACAGGAACTGATAATGATGGAGATTAA
- a CDS encoding di-heme oxidoredictase family protein — protein sequence MKYIRVKKNIRIKLLCIFCIRFFFSSCSKDNLSNEYLPVNQYEQGEENLTDNLSVATTNNNSFGKEIPGLNRTDKIRFASGNSLFNQSWVSAPASTTGLDGLGPTFNSRACASCHFKDGRGKPFEPSNIGSKGFLIRLSIPGRNPHGGPLAVPNYGDQLQNHANLNIKKEADINVTYTYIEETYPDGTKYQLRKPSYSIINENFGSLTGVLISPRIGQQTIGLGLIDALPDNEILKNEDEFDTNKDGISGKANYVWNAIENKTSLGKFGWKANQPSLKQQIAGAFFGDLGLTTSIFNNNPCPSPQKDCYDAPDGGNPEVTEKQMDRVLLYQTSLAVPKRRNYKEQNVLNGKATFNNLKCISCHSTNFKTGSYSFNPLLENKNIKPYSDFLLHDMGEGLADNRPDFLANGKEWRTQPLWGIGLINTVNKHTFLLHDGRARNIEEAILWHGGEAEKSKNEFKKLSKQQREELLSFVESL from the coding sequence ATGAAATACATAAGAGTAAAGAAGAATATAAGAATCAAATTGCTTTGCATTTTCTGTATAAGATTCTTCTTTTCATCATGTTCTAAAGATAATTTATCTAATGAATATCTACCAGTAAATCAATATGAACAAGGAGAAGAAAATTTAACTGATAACTTAAGTGTTGCTACAACAAATAATAATTCTTTTGGAAAAGAGATACCCGGATTAAATAGAACTGATAAAATTCGTTTTGCTTCTGGTAATTCATTATTTAATCAATCATGGGTTTCTGCACCAGCGTCAACAACTGGTTTAGACGGTTTAGGTCCAACTTTTAACTCCAGAGCATGTGCTAGTTGTCACTTTAAAGATGGTAGAGGGAAACCGTTTGAGCCTTCTAATATAGGATCAAAAGGTTTTTTAATTCGTTTAAGTATCCCTGGAAGAAATCCTCATGGAGGACCTTTAGCAGTTCCAAATTATGGAGATCAACTTCAAAATCATGCAAATTTAAATATTAAAAAAGAGGCTGATATTAATGTTACATATACTTATATCGAAGAAACATATCCCGATGGAACTAAATATCAATTAAGAAAACCGAGCTATTCAATTATAAATGAAAATTTTGGATCATTAACCGGTGTGTTAATTTCCCCTAGAATTGGCCAACAAACAATTGGGTTAGGATTAATAGATGCACTGCCTGATAATGAAATATTAAAAAATGAAGATGAATTTGATACTAACAAAGATGGTATTTCCGGTAAGGCAAATTATGTTTGGAATGCCATTGAAAATAAAACATCATTAGGTAAATTTGGGTGGAAAGCAAATCAACCTTCTTTAAAACAACAAATTGCTGGAGCTTTTTTTGGTGATCTAGGTTTAACAACTTCTATTTTTAACAATAACCCTTGTCCATCCCCTCAAAAAGATTGTTACGATGCTCCAGATGGTGGAAATCCTGAAGTTACAGAAAAACAAATGGATAGAGTTTTATTATATCAAACTTCTTTAGCTGTTCCTAAAAGACGAAATTATAAAGAACAAAATGTATTAAACGGAAAAGCTACATTTAATAACTTAAAATGTATTAGTTGTCATTCTACTAACTTTAAAACTGGTAGCTATAGTTTTAACCCTTTATTAGAAAATAAAAATATTAAACCATATTCTGATTTTTTATTACATGATATGGGAGAAGGATTGGCTGATAATAGGCCTGATTTTTTAGCAAATGGAAAAGAATGGAGAACACAGCCATTATGGGGTATTGGACTTATAAATACCGTAAATAAACACACATTTTTATTACATGATGGAAGAGCTAGGAATATTGAAGAAGCTATTTTGTGGCATGGTGGTGAAGCTGAAAAATCAAAAAATGAATTTAAAAAATTATCAAAACAACAAAGAGAAGAACTCTTAAGCTTTGTTGAATCTCTTTAA
- a CDS encoding Fe(3+) ABC transporter substrate-binding protein, translated as MKKIISVFVIALLVLSCKKEAKKEEKKQQEVNVYTHRHYKADQELFAQFEKESGIKVNVVNAKADELIQKMTIEGEQSPADVLITVDAGRLVRAKDKGLLQSATSEFLNNTIPSHLKDVDNNWFALTKRARVMVYNPEKVKENELSSYEDLTNEKWNKRVLIRSSGNIYNQSLLASIIANLGEEKAETWAKGIVANMARSPKGNDRDQVKAVVAGEGDVAIVNTYYIGKLLNSKDPEEVKAGKGIKIFFPNQEGRGTHINVSGAGIAKYAPNKENAIKFIEFLASEKAQKVFAKANYEYPVNTKIAPSDLLASWGTFKEDGLSLTQLGKNNKKAVLTFDRAGWK; from the coding sequence ATGAAAAAAATAATAAGTGTTTTTGTTATAGCGTTACTAGTGTTAAGTTGCAAAAAAGAAGCTAAAAAAGAAGAGAAAAAGCAACAAGAAGTAAATGTATATACACACCGTCATTATAAGGCAGATCAAGAATTATTTGCTCAATTTGAAAAAGAATCAGGTATAAAAGTAAATGTTGTCAATGCAAAAGCAGATGAATTAATTCAAAAAATGACAATTGAAGGAGAGCAATCTCCAGCTGATGTTTTAATTACTGTTGATGCTGGTCGTTTAGTAAGAGCTAAAGATAAAGGATTGTTACAATCAGCTACTTCTGAATTTTTGAACAATACAATACCTTCACATTTAAAAGATGTTGATAACAATTGGTTTGCATTAACAAAAAGAGCTAGAGTTATGGTATATAATCCTGAAAAAGTAAAAGAAAATGAGTTATCTTCTTATGAAGATTTAACTAATGAAAAATGGAATAAAAGAGTATTAATACGTTCTTCAGGAAATATATATAATCAATCATTATTAGCTTCAATTATAGCTAATTTAGGAGAAGAAAAAGCTGAAACATGGGCAAAGGGCATTGTAGCTAACATGGCACGTTCACCAAAAGGAAATGATCGTGATCAGGTAAAGGCTGTTGTTGCAGGTGAAGGTGATGTAGCAATTGTTAATACTTATTATATAGGGAAATTATTAAATTCAAAAGATCCAGAGGAAGTAAAAGCTGGGAAAGGAATTAAAATATTTTTTCCAAATCAAGAAGGAAGAGGAACTCATATTAATGTAAGTGGTGCTGGGATAGCTAAATATGCTCCTAATAAAGAAAACGCAATAAAGTTTATTGAGTTTTTAGCAAGTGAAAAAGCACAAAAAGTTTTTGCTAAGGCTAATTATGAGTATCCTGTAAATACAAAAATTGCACCGTCTGATTTATTAGCTTCTTGGGGTACGTTTAAAGAAGATGGTTTATCATTAACTCAGTTAGGAAAAAATAATAAGAAAGCTGTTTTAACTTTTGATAGGGCTGGCTGGAAATAA
- a CDS encoding imelysin family protein, whose amino-acid sequence MKVILKASLLILVAIVLKSCSSENDELPQNKVTVKEVIANYAKLVHQNYLDSYNAAVKMQNTISSFTSTPSQAGFDSSKKEWLAARDIYGQTEVFRGSNGPVDSEGSETWVINNEGQMNAWPLDEGYIDYVTASSDAYAGYTAYSGGVIAGTDAITEAFLIGKNEKENDKSISTGWHAIEFLLWGQDETNPKDLKAGQRSVTDYTTDSKKERRKTYLNVVTSILVKDLKKLVDTWATGGEYYKVFMALSEKDALKNIISGPFFLANEELSEERMLKPVDLTDGIDQSGQEDEHSCFSDNTHRDVVTNAQGIINVLFGKYGTISGASVYDLINQQDNTIAKKFKDATDQMMSKINDIDTKANNKKPFDLLLLEESTSNPGTIVAAGQSLKDLGGNISEVAVKIGAPVQ is encoded by the coding sequence ATGAAGGTTATATTAAAAGCATCTCTGCTAATATTAGTAGCTATAGTTCTAAAGTCATGTTCCTCAGAAAACGACGAACTTCCACAAAATAAAGTAACAGTAAAAGAAGTGATTGCAAATTATGCAAAATTAGTACACCAAAATTACTTAGACAGTTATAATGCTGCTGTTAAAATGCAAAACACAATTAGCTCATTTACAAGTACCCCCTCACAAGCTGGTTTTGATAGTTCAAAAAAAGAATGGTTAGCAGCTAGAGATATTTATGGTCAAACTGAAGTGTTTAGAGGGTCAAATGGTCCTGTTGATTCTGAAGGTAGCGAAACATGGGTAATAAATAATGAAGGACAAATGAATGCTTGGCCTTTAGATGAAGGGTATATTGATTATGTAACAGCTAGTTCTGATGCATATGCTGGATACACAGCTTATAGTGGTGGTGTTATTGCAGGAACTGATGCTATTACAGAAGCTTTTTTAATTGGTAAAAATGAAAAAGAAAATGATAAATCAATTTCTACAGGATGGCACGCTATCGAATTTCTTTTATGGGGACAAGATGAAACAAACCCTAAAGACCTAAAAGCAGGACAAAGATCTGTAACAGATTACACTACTGATTCTAAAAAAGAGAGAAGAAAAACATACTTAAATGTAGTTACTTCAATTTTAGTTAAGGATTTAAAAAAATTAGTTGATACATGGGCAACAGGAGGTGAATACTACAAAGTATTTATGGCTTTATCTGAAAAAGATGCATTAAAAAATATTATTTCTGGCCCTTTCTTTTTAGCAAATGAAGAATTATCAGAAGAGAGAATGCTAAAACCTGTTGATTTAACAGACGGAATAGATCAATCTGGACAAGAAGATGAACACTCTTGTTTTTCTGACAATACGCATAGAGATGTAGTTACAAATGCCCAAGGAATTATTAATGTTCTTTTTGGAAAATACGGAACTATTTCAGGTGCATCTGTTTATGATTTAATTAATCAACAAGATAACACAATCGCAAAAAAGTTTAAAGATGCTACAGATCAAATGATGTCAAAAATTAATGATATTGATACGAAAGCTAACAATAAAAAACCTTTTGATTTATTGCTATTAGAAGAATCTACTTCTAATCCAGGAACTATTGTTGCTGCAGGTCAATCTTTAAAAGATCTTGGAGGAAATATTAGTGAAGTAGCTGTTAAAATAGGAGCTCCAGTTCAATAA
- the guaB gene encoding IMP dehydrogenase, whose protein sequence is MDAHQSKIVGEGLTYDDVLLVPAYSEILPREVSIQTKFTKNITINVPIVSAAMDTVTESAMAIAIAREGGIGVLHKNMTIEQQAQEVRKVKRAESGMIIDPVTLSLEATVSDAKRLMKEHRIGGIPVIDNNGTLKGIVTNRDLRFEHKNNRPIVEVMTFENLVTANVGTSLKDAEKILQQNKIEKLLIVDENYKLTGLITFRDITKVTQKPIANKDTFGRLRVAAALGVTADVVDRAEALVKAGVDAVIIDTAHGHTKTVVAALKSVKEKFPELDVVVGNVATAEAAKYLVDAGADAVKVGIGPGSICTTRVVAGVGFPQFSAVLEVAAAIKGSGIPVIADGGIRYTGDIPKAIAAGADCVMLGSLLAGTKESPGETIIYEGRKFKSYRGMGSVEAMKKGSKDRYFQDVEDDIKKLVPEGIVGRVPYKGELFESIHQFIGGLRAGMGYCGSKDIETLKNTGKFVRITASGINESHPHDVAITKEAPNYSRR, encoded by the coding sequence ATGGATGCTCACCAGTCAAAAATTGTAGGAGAAGGTTTAACATATGATGATGTTTTATTAGTTCCTGCATATTCAGAAATTCTTCCAAGAGAAGTTTCAATTCAAACAAAATTTACTAAAAATATAACAATAAACGTTCCTATTGTATCTGCTGCAATGGATACAGTAACTGAGTCTGCAATGGCAATAGCAATCGCAAGAGAGGGTGGTATTGGAGTATTACATAAGAATATGACTATTGAGCAACAAGCTCAGGAGGTAAGAAAAGTAAAAAGAGCTGAGAGTGGTATGATTATTGACCCTGTAACTTTATCTCTAGAAGCTACAGTATCAGATGCTAAAAGATTAATGAAAGAGCATAGGATAGGAGGTATACCAGTAATAGATAATAATGGCACTCTTAAAGGAATCGTAACCAATAGAGATTTACGTTTCGAACATAAAAATAATAGGCCAATTGTAGAAGTAATGACTTTTGAAAATTTAGTTACTGCTAATGTTGGTACATCGTTAAAAGATGCTGAGAAAATTCTCCAACAAAATAAGATTGAAAAATTATTAATTGTAGATGAAAACTATAAGCTTACTGGTTTAATTACTTTTAGAGATATAACTAAAGTAACTCAAAAGCCAATAGCTAACAAAGATACTTTTGGACGTTTACGTGTAGCAGCTGCATTAGGAGTTACAGCTGATGTTGTAGATAGAGCAGAAGCTTTAGTTAAAGCAGGTGTTGATGCTGTTATTATAGATACAGCCCACGGACATACAAAAACTGTTGTAGCTGCATTAAAATCGGTTAAAGAAAAGTTTCCAGAATTAGATGTAGTAGTAGGTAATGTAGCTACTGCTGAAGCAGCAAAATACTTGGTTGATGCTGGTGCAGATGCTGTTAAAGTTGGTATAGGACCAGGTTCTATTTGTACAACACGTGTAGTTGCAGGTGTTGGTTTTCCACAGTTTTCAGCAGTATTAGAAGTTGCTGCGGCTATAAAAGGTTCTGGAATACCAGTAATTGCTGATGGTGGTATTCGTTATACAGGTGATATTCCAAAAGCAATTGCAGCAGGCGCAGATTGTGTAATGTTAGGATCTTTATTAGCAGGAACTAAAGAATCGCCAGGAGAAACAATTATCTATGAAGGACGTAAATTTAAGTCGTATAGAGGAATGGGATCAGTAGAAGCAATGAAAAAAGGTTCGAAAGATCGTTACTTCCAAGATGTAGAAGATGATATTAAAAAATTAGTACCTGAAGGTATTGTTGGGCGTGTACCATACAAAGGTGAGTTATTTGAAAGTATTCATCAATTTATAGGAGGTTTACGTGCAGGAATGGGTTATTGTGGTTCTAAAGACATTGAAACACTTAAAAACACGGGTAAGTTTGTTAGAATTACAGCATCAGGAATTAATGAAAGTCATCCACATGATGTAGCTATTACTAAAGAGGCTCCTAATTATAGTAGAAGATAA
- the aroQ gene encoding type II 3-dehydroquinate dehydratase: MKKVLIINGPNLNLLGKREPTIYGDNSFDEFYESLQKKFTSLNLSYYQSNIEGELINKLHKVGFDYDGIILNAAAYTHTSVAIADAIKAINTPVIEVHISNVYSREEYRHKSYLAPNVKGIITGFGLQSYELAIQSFL; the protein is encoded by the coding sequence ATGAAAAAAGTACTTATTATAAATGGCCCCAATTTAAATTTATTGGGAAAGAGAGAACCTACTATTTATGGAGATAACTCTTTTGATGAGTTTTACGAAAGTTTACAAAAAAAATTTACATCTTTAAATTTGAGCTATTATCAATCAAATATTGAAGGTGAACTTATCAATAAGTTACATAAAGTAGGTTTTGATTATGATGGAATAATTTTAAATGCTGCTGCTTATACTCATACATCTGTAGCAATAGCTGATGCTATTAAAGCAATAAATACTCCAGTAATTGAAGTGCATATTTCTAATGTTTATTCAAGGGAAGAGTATAGACATAAAAGTTATTTAGCTCCTAATGTTAAAGGAATAATTACAGGCTTTGGTTTACAAAGTTATGAGTTAGCTATTCAAAGTTTTTTGTAA